From Polynucleobacter difficilis, a single genomic window includes:
- the otnK gene encoding 3-oxo-tetronate kinase — translation MRPILLGCIADDFTGATDLANNLVRSGMRTLQTIGIPEVSNDAQVDAVVISLKTRTIPVDEAIEQSLRALAWLKASGAQQIYFKYCSTFDSTANGNIGPVAEALMRALDTDFTIATPAFPENKRFVFQGHLFLGDQLLNESGMQNHPLTPMHDSNLVRVLQSQCQLPIGLIDHQCVNEGSQTIEAKFQELHSNSVGIAIVDAISNRDLFEIGRACKALPLVTGASGIAIGLPQNFSLSEASQAELLPAATGLQAILSGSCSQASNLQVAAFIKAGLPAYQINPLALANNPDTIQHAIDWAIAHVQQGPVLIYSTADPDAVKAIQNQLGIAEAGNLIENALAAIAQGLVAAGVRQLIVAGGEVSGACVQALGIKQLQIGTQIDPGVPWCYAKAEVIQNQGIHLALKSGNFGSPDFFLKSFRMLT, via the coding sequence ATGAGACCCATTTTACTTGGCTGCATTGCCGATGATTTCACAGGCGCTACGGATTTAGCGAATAACTTAGTTCGCTCTGGTATGCGTACGCTTCAAACCATTGGCATTCCAGAAGTAAGCAATGATGCCCAGGTTGATGCCGTTGTTATTTCACTTAAGACCAGGACAATTCCTGTAGACGAGGCGATTGAGCAGTCCCTGAGAGCGCTTGCGTGGCTAAAGGCATCCGGTGCGCAGCAAATTTATTTCAAGTACTGCTCGACTTTTGACAGTACTGCGAACGGCAATATTGGGCCAGTAGCAGAGGCTCTAATGAGGGCATTAGATACTGATTTCACGATTGCTACCCCCGCCTTTCCTGAAAATAAGCGCTTTGTATTTCAGGGCCACTTATTTTTAGGTGATCAATTGCTTAATGAAAGTGGAATGCAAAATCACCCACTGACTCCGATGCATGACTCCAATCTTGTCCGAGTTTTGCAATCGCAATGTCAATTGCCGATTGGTCTAATTGACCATCAGTGTGTCAATGAGGGTAGTCAGACGATTGAAGCTAAATTTCAAGAGCTGCATTCAAATTCTGTTGGTATTGCTATTGTGGATGCGATTTCGAATCGGGATTTATTTGAAATCGGCCGCGCCTGTAAGGCGCTGCCACTCGTAACTGGCGCATCGGGCATTGCTATCGGCCTGCCTCAAAATTTTTCCCTAAGTGAAGCAAGCCAAGCCGAACTTCTACCAGCCGCAACTGGCTTACAAGCCATCCTTTCCGGAAGTTGCTCGCAAGCGAGTAACTTACAAGTTGCTGCTTTTATTAAAGCCGGCCTACCTGCTTATCAAATCAATCCTTTAGCCTTGGCTAATAACCCAGATACGATCCAGCACGCCATTGATTGGGCAATTGCGCATGTTCAGCAGGGACCCGTTTTAATTTATTCGACGGCTGATCCAGATGCAGTGAAGGCAATACAGAACCAGCTTGGCATTGCAGAGGCAGGTAATTTGATTGAAAATGCCTTAGCAGCAATTGCCCAAGGGCTGGTTGCGGCCGGAGTGCGGCAGCTGATTGTTGCTGGTGGTGAAGTATCAGGGGCTTGTGTACAGGCACTGGGTATTAAGCAGTTGCAAATAGGGACGCAAATAGATCCAGGCGTGCCTTGGTGTTACGCCAAAGCTGAAGTCATTCAAAATCAAGGAATTCACCTTGCCCTGAAATCAGGTAATTTTGGATCTCCCGACTTTTTTCTTAAATCATTTAGGATGCTCACATGA
- a CDS encoding class II aldolase/adducin family protein — protein sequence MNESFAREEICRIGKSLFDRGYVHATAGNISIQLEDALLITPSDACLGFLDPARLAKIGRDGQQQSGDRASKTVVLHQAIYQSAKQFSPNTQCVIHTHSTNCVSLSMQLDTPELLQAITPYFVMKVGHVPLIAYDYPGSPAIAKQVAQTITNYGQANKVIRAVMLQRLGPNVWHDSPSAAMATLEELEETAKLVCFSNTPIPALTDEQINQLRNNFSASW from the coding sequence ATGAATGAGTCATTTGCCCGTGAAGAAATTTGCCGAATTGGTAAGAGCCTTTTTGATCGCGGCTATGTTCATGCCACAGCCGGAAACATTAGTATCCAATTAGAGGATGCTCTTTTAATTACCCCTTCTGATGCGTGCTTGGGTTTTTTGGACCCAGCACGTTTAGCCAAAATTGGTCGTGATGGGCAACAGCAAAGCGGTGATCGCGCCAGTAAGACAGTCGTTTTACATCAAGCAATTTACCAATCCGCCAAGCAATTTAGTCCAAACACGCAATGCGTTATTCATACCCACAGTACGAATTGCGTTAGCTTATCCATGCAACTCGATACCCCTGAGCTTTTGCAAGCAATCACACCATACTTTGTGATGAAAGTAGGCCATGTGCCCCTAATAGCCTACGACTATCCAGGTAGCCCAGCGATTGCAAAACAGGTTGCGCAGACAATAACAAACTATGGGCAAGCGAATAAAGTTATTCGCGCTGTGATGCTGCAACGCCTTGGGCCTAATGTGTGGCATGACTCTCCGTCTGCGGCAATGGCAACCTTAGAAGAGCTGGAAGAAACAGCGAAATTAGTTTGCTTTAGCAATACACCAATACCTGCACTTACAGATGAGCAAATTAATCAGTTACGTAATAATTTTTCTGCAAGCTGGTGA